Genomic window (Drosophila albomicans strain 15112-1751.03 chromosome X, ASM965048v2, whole genome shotgun sequence):
aagCCAATCTTTAAGGCCCAGCAACaagaaacttgtttttttgtatgctttCAAATGATATCATCCACAGCATTATCATATTCATGCCATTATCAACCCAAAAATGAGTTGCCTCTGAATGTTGTTGACAACTTTTCGGGTCTTgtaattaacaaacaaaaaaaaaggggggaaagagaaaaaagaaacgtTGAGTGAAGTTATCTCAAAACAAActgtcaacagcaacagcaaccgaaAACTCATTAATAGATTCAATTCCATGTTATTGAATCTTTGAAGAAAAGCACTTAATGAGctttacaaatacaaatagaaagagatctgtgtgtggtgtgtgtgtgtgtgtatgcgagaGTTGCACTCACAAGGTCAAGGAGAAGTTGTAGTTTCACTGCTTGCAGTGCAAGTTGAGCAGCCACTGGTCTGATACTTTCCGTTGGGTTTCCGCCACGTGGTGACTCTCAAACTGTTGAGCACTCCACTCATGGCCAACATAGCGAGTGAAATCTTTTGTAGAGAAAAACCGGTCCAAAACAAGAATCCAGAACTGACCttagcaataataaaaacaacaataacaagaagagtaacaacaacacatgTGTACATCgcatgtaattattatttacacacacacacacacatacctacGACGACTGAAGGGCGAGCGCGTTgttaatgcaacagtaaacacaaagcacaaaacaaaacaaaaacaaacaaacaaatagacGAAAACATCATTTTATGGACTTGATTTATATGCTAGcgaaaacaacagcaatggcgtttcatttaaaatggaGCAAGCAAGCAGTGTGTGGGCATATCCGCCAAGCAGTCGATATATGAACTGCTTCACAACAATTGCGCAACTGTGACTCAAAGAATTTTCTCtatgttttgtgtatttttgcaGCGCCTGGTTGTGATAAATTCGAGCTGTGCAACACATGCGCCATGGCATTTAATGTCCGGCCGCACAGCTATGATTCAAGCAGTGCGCCAATATTCAAAGAAAACAGCAGGCGCAGCCACAATGCGTCGCGAGGAAAGCGACAGCGATTCGGATTCGGATGATGAGTTCGAGCGACGTCGTCGCAATGCTAATGTTAAGCGCAGCGAGCGGGTAAGTGAACGAACTCGCGGCCCACGTGGCCACGTGGTcaaaaccaacagcaacaacaacaacaatttaattgtgtAAATGCTCGAAACgggttttgtaatttttggaCTTTTGCCTCAATGTCGTTTTTTGAACTCTTCGCTTGCTGTAAGCAAGTGGCGCAAGCGCAGTTGCAAGCAGCGTATGGTTTGTGTCTAGACTATACGGCATTCGAGTTTCGAGAAGAAGTGCATCAAGCAGTTCAAGCAGTTGCACAATTcggaattgaattaaaattttattttgaaaattagaATAACTTTGTagagcaaaataaaatatttaagttaaaattGTTATGTCGATtcttatattcatttttatcttCCGTTTTAGGGCGACTCTGAGTTTTGGCGCCGCAAGATGCGCACCTTGCATCGCATTATGGACGTGAATCACGATGGTGTCATCTCATATgatgatttcaatttgctggCAAAACGTTTCAGCGATTTGGGCCATTTGTCGCCCGAAGTGGCCGCCGAATTCAACGATGTGATTAAGCAGACGTGGGAGGAGCAATTTGGCGAGATAACGCCATATAATCTGGTTAATGCCGAGCAATTCTTAACCGATCTGCATCATCGACTGAATGACAAGAAAATGGCCAAGCGCATTGGACGCTTTTTGCCGTATTTGTTTAAGGTAATTGATGATGTGGCAATTGAATGCTAAAGATGCACTTAATTAATATGCTGACTTCTGTTCTTCATGCTTTCGCAGGCCGTTGACTTTGATCACACTGGCCACTTGGATCTCGAACAATATAAGCTCTTCTTCCGCTGTCTGGGACTCACCGAAGAGGATGCTGCCGTTTCATTTGCTGTGATAGACAAGAATGGCGATGGCCAGTTGTCGCTAAAGGAGTTTGTTCATTTGGGACGTCAATTCTTTTTGACCGAGGATGAtacaaaaatatcgaaaatgtTCTGGGGTCCGCTAATCACTGACCATTGACGCGTTGCAGTCACTGCTGTAGATCACAATGTTCGCGATGTAaataccacaacaacaactacaacaacaacaacacacacgaCTAAACAGAAGAAGCCAatgctaacaacaacaatgagaactTCAACGACAACTAGCGCGCAGAAGGCGTGCGGCAGTTGGCCGTATCTACAGCATGTGGCGCCGCATAAATCGGGACCATTTAAACGGCAAATGACcattgacagcaacaacaactacaatacgAACGCATCGtccagcatcagcaacatcaacaacatcaacaacaacagcatcatcatcagcaacatcattaacaacaacagcaacaccatcaATTTGGTCACCATTCGAAGCATGAGCATTTACGATTATTTACATCAACATTTCAACACAATTGCCAGCAGCGGAAGCGGAAGCAGCAACCAGAAGCGCCAACGACGCCACAATGATTACGATGACGAGatgttgcatttgctgccATCGCCGAAAGTGCGCAAGCACAACTATTCAAACTATCAGCgtcagcaacaggagcagcagcaaagacaacagctgcagcagcagcagcagcaacaacaacagcagcaacagttgccacaaCAGTGGCATCGCAGCAAGTGGCAGCGTGAGGAGGAGGAGCGGGAGCGCAGGCGGAAGCAGCATGGCACAAATACAACTATGGATAATTATGATAtaagattttttttctatattaattcGCTAATATTATTCACAATGTCGTGTCGCCAATATGAGGGCGATGACTTTAAGCATTTCATTGTTGATCACATCAGAGAGTTCGATCGCGGACGCCGCAAGGCTCGCAAGCGACGCAAGCGCAGGATGAAGCCACCAAAAGTGGCAGCAGTAATAGAAACAAcaactccaactgcaactgcaacaagtGCTGCACAAAGCAAACTGCATTTGTAgatggcaaattgaaaagtgcTTCTTGCGAACTTTGCATGATGTTTTAGCTAAGACTTATGTAACACTACACTATgatataattataacaaaaacaagaagaagaaacacaaaaataaaagaaaatatacccaaaaattattaaatttaacatttcaaatattgtaaatataactAATGCACACTGGTCGAAATGACCtcacatacattttttgtaaGTCATGTATTCCAAAAATGTTCGTAGAGAGCTGTAATTGGGCACATTTGATATTAAGATCATTATAAAGATATAAACAAACTTTTAGTTTGATCTGGCCACGCCGAAGCGCAGTGTTAACTAAATGGGTACAAGAAAGGTAATTTtggttctttttgtttttaatattcgaaaacaattatattttagtaaattaaacATTCTTAACTTTCTTCTGCTTCCAGCTCAAAAGAAAATTGACTATCAGAGTCGGAGTCAAAATCATCTTGAATGTTATTTCTAAAAGTTCTAACAATTCGTGTGGCAGaacttttttcatattttgatttgacCTTTTGATGGGATAAAGGCTAGATAAGAGGGGATCAGAAGAGTCCATGGATCTATGGAACACATCCATCATGTTATTCAGCCTTGAATTCTTGAGTCGTGCATGAGAtcgtttataatttttataaaatttctgATGCACTTCCTCCCAGGCAGCCGACAGGTACTACAGAAAATTCTATTATCTGAGCTCCATGTATTAAAATGTTGTGTATTGTTGGTGACATGTTATACCTAGATACTTGGCTTTATAGAGTCTTGCAGTCGTTGaagaaaaatcttaaaattttgcagtatttattGCAAACTCAAAAGATTTGgtcatcaaaatattttcaagtcttttttaacaaattaatatcgaaatcaaaaaatctatatttgcaAACGCCTTCCTTGCGGTATTTCCATCCATTTGTGTTCCCGATACCGCTTTGTTTTGGCTTATTTACCAATAGCTCCATTTCTTCTCGCATTCTCTTCTgaatatgggtaattctctgacggATGTCGCGTTGCGACCATCTTTTCAGtggaaacaaaaaaacataacctgaaacaattttaaaaataattaaaggttattttatagctctagactAGCACTTTAATTAGAACTAAGAATGGTCTTAgaattttttatacccgctacccatagggtagaagggtattataactttgtgccgacaggaaatgt
Coding sequences:
- the LOC127565498 gene encoding myb-like protein Q codes for the protein MLTTTMRTSTTTSAQKACGSWPYLQHVAPHKSGPFKRQMTIDSNNNYNTNASSSISNINNINNNSIIISNIINNNSNTINLVTIRSMSIYDYLHQHFNTIASSGSGSSNQKRQRRHNDYDDEMLHLLPSPKVRKHNYSNYQRQQQEQQQRQQLQQQQQQQQQQQQLPQQWHRSKWQREEEERERRRKQHGTNTTMDNYDIRFFFYINSLILFTMSCRQYEGDDFKHFIVDHIREFDRGRRKARKRRKRRMKPPKVAAVIETTTPTATATSAAQSKLHL
- the LOC117576939 gene encoding sarcoplasmic calcium-binding protein, whose amino-acid sequence is MAFNIVSRGLLRTSREILERNMAATMGALQHPPSPLSTQQPTGDYNNNRLVVINSSCATHAPWHLMSGRTAMIQAVRQYSKKTAGAATMRREESDSDSDSDDEFERRRRNANVKRSERGDSEFWRRKMRTLHRIMDVNHDGVISYDDFNLLAKRFSDLGHLSPEVAAEFNDVIKQTWEEQFGEITPYNLVNAEQFLTDLHHRLNDKKMAKRIGRFLPYLFKAVDFDHTGHLDLEQYKLFFRCLGLTEEDAAVSFAVIDKNGDGQLSLKEFVHLGRQFFLTEDDTKISKMFWGPLITDH